The following proteins are co-located in the Streptococcus downei MFe28 genome:
- a CDS encoding ABC transporter ATP-binding protein produces the protein MSQTTIEVKHLQKYYGKHMGVEDVSLRVEKGEIFGFLGSNGAGKSTTIRCLLGLIRPSRGEITLLGKKDTILAHELNHIGYMPSEAQFYPSMKVKDVIKLAALAHRKDCSKEAKRLCQILEVPLQKRIRDLSLGNRKKVSIVCALQHQPQLLILDEPTSGLDPLMQERFFELIKEACAAGASCLLSSHVLSDIKNYCDHVAIIKDGRILKVDTIEHLTRSQSKQVTYWKDGQNQKFDFSGSGRQLLDRLAKLEPDDFLVEEPSLEDFFLHYYEEENNDFNQA, from the coding sequence ATGTCTCAGACTACTATTGAAGTTAAGCATTTACAGAAATATTATGGCAAACATATGGGCGTGGAGGATGTTTCACTTAGGGTCGAAAAAGGGGAAATCTTTGGCTTTCTGGGTTCCAATGGAGCTGGTAAATCGACCACCATCCGCTGTTTGCTAGGTTTGATTCGTCCAAGCCGAGGAGAAATCACTCTGCTGGGAAAGAAGGACACCATTTTAGCTCATGAACTGAACCATATCGGTTATATGCCCTCAGAAGCTCAGTTTTATCCTTCCATGAAGGTAAAAGACGTGATAAAGTTAGCAGCTCTTGCCCACAGGAAGGATTGTTCCAAGGAAGCTAAGCGCCTTTGCCAAATCTTGGAAGTTCCCCTCCAAAAGAGAATCAGGGATTTATCCTTAGGGAATCGCAAGAAAGTCAGTATTGTTTGCGCTCTGCAACACCAGCCCCAACTCTTGATTTTAGATGAGCCGACCTCTGGTCTAGATCCGCTCATGCAGGAGCGATTCTTCGAGCTGATTAAGGAGGCCTGTGCAGCTGGGGCTAGCTGTCTTTTGTCTTCACATGTTCTGTCAGATATTAAAAATTATTGTGACCATGTTGCAATTATCAAGGATGGTAGGATTCTTAAGGTCGATACGATTGAACATCTAACCCGCAGTCAGTCCAAGCAGGTGACTTACTGGAAGGATGGTCAAAACCAGAAATTTGATTTTTCAGGAAGTGGTCGCCAACTCCTAGATAGGCTGGCCAAGCTTGAACCTGACGATTTTCTTGTGGAAGAACCTTCCTTGGAAGATTTCTTCTTACACTACTACGAGGAGGAGAACAATGATTTTAATCAAGCATGA
- a CDS encoding DUF3021 family protein, giving the protein MNKEFQKYLKPTIIRVIIIFLLFTICSFSIVYFNHNPKLAWEIFCAGIISAAIGGAWNIYDINSWSLRKRSLVHFTVMVIFVLPTVLVSGWFPIRSFSDVLLVFAVFAAFGLAFWTIGYFAFRNKSK; this is encoded by the coding sequence ATGAACAAGGAATTTCAAAAGTATCTCAAACCAACCATTATTCGTGTCATAATTATTTTCCTTCTGTTTACTATCTGTTCATTTAGCATTGTATATTTTAACCATAATCCTAAACTAGCCTGGGAAATTTTCTGTGCTGGTATTATTTCGGCTGCCATCGGCGGTGCTTGGAATATTTATGATATCAATTCCTGGTCCCTGAGAAAGCGCAGCCTTGTCCATTTTACCGTTATGGTTATTTTTGTCCTGCCGACTGTCTTGGTTAGTGGCTGGTTTCCTATCCGCAGCTTCAGTGATGTTCTCCTAGTATTTGCTGTCTTTGCTGCTTTCGGACTTGCTTTTTGGACGATTGGCTACTTTGCCTTCCGCAATAAATCAAAGTAA
- a CDS encoding LytTR family DNA-binding domain-containing protein: MKLRLEQMSDGEEEVLVRYRQMTPKIQAICDLVEEGRPKILVSHQRENSYLFLDDILYFESVDGKTFAYTQAAVHEVGRTLKDLSASYANNGFFRASKSLLVNIYHIASFKSQSFGRIEALLDNDEVVVISRKYAGQLRQVLEEGVQDES; this comes from the coding sequence GTGAAGTTACGATTAGAGCAAATGTCTGATGGCGAGGAGGAAGTACTTGTTCGTTATCGGCAGATGACCCCCAAAATTCAAGCTATCTGCGACTTGGTAGAAGAGGGCCGACCGAAAATCCTAGTCAGTCATCAAAGGGAGAATAGCTACCTTTTTCTGGATGATATTTTGTATTTTGAAAGTGTTGATGGCAAGACCTTCGCTTACACGCAGGCTGCTGTCCATGAGGTCGGACGGACTTTAAAGGATTTATCAGCAAGCTATGCCAATAATGGCTTCTTTCGAGCGTCTAAATCTCTCTTGGTCAATATCTATCATATTGCGAGCTTTAAAAGTCAGTCTTTTGGTCGAATAGAGGCGCTCTTAGATAATGACGAAGTCGTGGTTATTTCCAGAAAATATGCTGGCCAGCTGAGGCAGGTCTTAGAGGAGGGCGTTCAAGATGAAAGTTAA
- a CDS encoding DUF3021 family protein — MKVKWLKFLSREIALEYKTGIYCLYLYFFYACRQLLREGGNLSILTLFQMAFVAYFVTLLQFYLFENFDEADQLRGRKFLSLLVCSLLYMGMASWFNWFGHSWPILLAFLGFMILAYLVTFFFNRLKRRIDSKHLNQLLQEYKERR, encoded by the coding sequence ATGAAAGTTAAATGGTTGAAATTTTTAAGTCGAGAGATTGCCCTTGAATATAAAACAGGTATTTATTGTCTCTATCTGTATTTCTTCTATGCTTGCCGTCAACTCTTACGAGAGGGTGGTAATCTTAGCATTTTAACCCTTTTTCAGATGGCTTTTGTGGCTTATTTTGTCACCCTGTTACAGTTCTACCTTTTTGAAAACTTCGATGAAGCTGACCAACTTAGAGGTAGAAAATTCCTAAGCCTACTTGTTTGCTCGCTTTTATACATGGGGATGGCTTCTTGGTTTAATTGGTTTGGCCACTCCTGGCCAATCTTGTTAGCTTTTCTTGGTTTTATGATACTAGCCTATTTAGTGACCTTCTTCTTTAATCGCCTCAAGCGCAGAATTGACAGTAAACATCTGAACCAACTCTTGCAAGAATATAAGGAAAGACGGTGA